Below is a genomic region from Rana temporaria chromosome 3, aRanTem1.1, whole genome shotgun sequence.
AACGCTATCCCTTGTAGGTGCAGGAAAGCGATCGCCTCCGCCAGGACCTTGGTAAAGACCCTTGGACTGGAGGCCAGTCCGAAAGGAAGGGCAGCAAATTGCCAATGCTGTACTCCCTGGGCGGAGGCGATCGCAAacctgaggaacctctgatgacCCAAGAAGATTGGGACATGGAGGTACGCGTCTCTTAAATCGATGGTGACCATGAATACCTCTCTTAGTAGGAGCCTCCTGAGGCTGTAAATACTCTCCATTCGAAACctcttgtggaggagggaggtattCAGGGGTTTCAGATTGATAATCAATCGAAATTTGCCTGAAGGCTTGGGGACCACAAAGATGTGGGAGTACACTCCCAACCCTCTCTGGTACACAGGGACTGGAACTATGACCCCCTGTTGTGCCAGTTCTGAGACATTTTGCAGAAGGCCTGCTGACTTGAGAGGGTCCTTGGGTAAGTGAGTCAGAATAAAGTTTGGAGGGGGAAGCTGACGGAACTCTAGTTTGTACCCCTCCCTTACGATTTGGAGAATGTGGGGACTTTGAGTAATACTCTCCCACCTGGGAAGGAACtgggagagtcttcccccgacCTTCCCGTCATTTGGAGTCCTTGTCGCTGGGTTTTGGATTGGAAAAAAGGAtaccccctttttgtttttccttcccaGCACCCCAACGTCTGTTGTAAGGGGCCTTCTTCTCCGAGGAACGGTTCTTACCTCCAAACcccccctgggggcctcgaaaaaactttttcttgttTTGTCTAGGCTTAGTAGGAAAACGCACCCCTTTTTCTGAGGACCTAGTCAGGGCCTGATCCAGGCCCGTACCGAAGAGGAGGGAGCCCTCGAAGGGAAGACCACAAAGGCGGTTCTTAGACGCAAGGTCCCCATTCCACATCTTGACCCATACTGCTCTTCTGGCAGAGTTGAGGAGGGCTCCTGTCTTTGCGGTAGAACGTACCGTCTCTACTGAGGTGTCTGCTAAATAAGCTACTGCGCTCCCTATGAGCTGAAGGGATTCTAGAATCCCCTTAGAGTCTGAACCCTGGGACACATGTTCCATCAACTTGGAGATCCAAGAATTAGCATTCCTAGCAATACAGGCCGAAGCCAATGCGGGGCTCAAGGCAGCCGCATTAGCTTCCCAGGCCCTACACAAGGAGGTCTCTGCCCGCCGATCCATAGGATCCTTCAAGTTGCCTGTGTCCTCAAAGGAGAGGTCCGACTGTTTGGAAATTTGCGCGAGGGGAGCATCTAATCTAggtattttaaaaaatttagaTTCCTCCTCCTCTTTAAAGGGGCAACGTCGTTTCCATGTCTTGTATCTTAAAAGCTTTTTCTCTGGTTCTGCCCATTCCCTGAGGATGATATCCTTAAGGGACTGATGTACCGGAATAGCTTTGGCCTGAGGTTTAGACAGGCCTTGGTATAACCTATCCTGTGTGGAAATTTCTTCCGTAGGCTGTGGAATCTCCTCGGAGGCGTACACTGCCTCAAGGAGACCTTCCATGTCGTCGGCAGCAAAGACATATCTGCCTGTCCTAGTATCCTCATTTTCTTCTTCCGCCTGACCAATAGAACCTTCCTCCTGGGGAGGAATCTCTGAATCTTCAGAGTCAGATACTAAGGAACCAAGGGATTCCTGGCGGACTCTAAAAATCTGCGAAGAGGAACTTTCTTGAGAAGAGGGCCCTGCGATGGGGGCTTCAGGCTCTTTGCTCTTTAAAGACACATGAAATTCTTTAAGAGTAGAGAGCATCTCAGACTGGACCTCAAGAAATCCTTTCAGAATTTCAGAGGTCTCCTTCCCTGCCAATTTAATGATACATTTAGCACAAAAGGGTTTGGAATAATCTGAGGGTAACTTGCAACTACAATAGCCACATTTTTTGGAGCGACTAGTGTCCTTAACTGAACGACTAGCACCCCCCTGGGCAACAAAATCCTCCCCTAGAAAGAAAAGGATACACAGGCATGTATGTAAATACTAGGGAACAACTACTGGGTCCCAGCCCACCATACCTGTGTCCAGGAAGACTCACCCCCTGTGGTCTCCTCCGCAGCCGGGGTCGTAGACGACCGGACCTCTCGCTCCATCGCGTGAGGATGAAGGCGCCGCTCTCTCTCGGCTGCTGCTGCCCTTTCGTGTGTCTCCGGTGCCGTGGGAAGCCGACTGGCGTGTTGGAGCTGCAGCGCGCCATCTTTGCTGAGCCGACCCGGAAGTGACACGCGCcgcgcgtgtgacgtcattgcccTGCGCCGCCGGCTCTGTGAGACGCCGGTTTTGGCGCCAAATTCGAAAACGGCAATGAACGCTCCAGGGAATCCAGGACGACCCAGTCGCAGCCCCAGACCGCACAGAAAACCCCCACCACCGGAGAGAGCCTGACCCACAGACCTCCAAGGTAAGGGgaaagctcagagagagagagtggatcAGCCCCTGGAGCTCCAGAATAGCCACCTATCCCCAGGAGACTCCAGCACTCAGGGGGGTTCTTCAACCCACATAGTGAGGCCCCCCTGAGCAAGAAGGGACCCCCTAGGAATGGAAATCTTCGCTAAACCCAAAGGCTACCCAGTGCCTGCGGTTCAGTTcccagggggggaccaccagccccaggccttaggtcagaaaaaaataaacgtttcgctgtggggaaacacaatcaagaactgaggagcacgggaaggggcggggtttttaacctctttttgattgtgtttcctgtcaggagaagccagtcatctctcagggtgccgtcctggaagacgactagagaaatacTGCTTCTGCGCAGAATAGGAGGGCCCCGGTTTACGACGCGGCTCCTTCTCcttggaggacagagggagaagtgtgctcttacctccagtgacatccttaatgtcatccagcgaggtaccaaaaagcctcccacccttGAAGGGCAAATCTGCTACAGCTTTTTTGGCtgcttggtcagcggaccagcatttcagccaaatcaagGGATCTgcatccagagtggcatcacagacatacacaaggcattgtaccaactggtcggccaaccTCACACACACAGGGGGGAGCTGATGCTCCTCCATTGTCTGGCGCAAAATCTGTGTCCATTCAGTAAGCGTCTGAGACACCAAAGTTGCAGCCAAAATAGGCCGCAACGCAGACCCAAGCATGTTGAACATGGAACGGGTAACAGCTTCGGACCGCCTATCAGTAGGGTCCTTAAAGGCAGAGGTCCCCTCTACCAGGAAAGTGGTTACACGACCGGAGGAGAGGCCCATTTTTTC
It encodes:
- the LOC120931627 gene encoding uncharacterized protein LOC120931627; the protein is MLSTLKEFHVSLKSKEPEAPIAGPSSQESSSSQIFRVRQESLGSLVSDSEDSEIPPQEEGSIGQAEEENEDTRTGRYVFAADDMEGLLEAVYASEEIPQPTEEISTQDAPLAQISKQSDLSFEDTGNLKDPMDRRAETSLCRAWEANAAALSPALASACIARNANSWISKLMEHVSQGSDSKGILESLQLIGSAVAYLADTSVETVRSTAKTGALLNSARRAVWVKMWNGDLASKNRLCGLPFEGSLLFGTGLDQALTRSSEKGVRFPTKPRQNKKKFFRGPQGGFGGKNRSSEKKAPYNRRWGAGKEKQKGGILFSNPKPSDKDSK